From Amycolatopsis sp. cg9, one genomic window encodes:
- a CDS encoding response regulator, translating to MIRVLLADDQVLVRAGFRVLLETEDGFEVCGEAGDGEQAVALAIEHHPDIVVMDVRMPGVDGLEATRRITADPDLAGTKVLVLTTFDVDEYVYEALRAGASGFLLKDTEPVELLRALRVVASGEALLAPTVTRRLIQEFVGRPENRRVDTSAVREITDREREVLALVAGGMSNDEIAAHLVISTATARTHVSRIMTKIGARDRAQLVVLAYESGLVSPRRPA from the coding sequence ATGATCCGCGTCCTGCTGGCCGACGACCAGGTCCTGGTCCGCGCCGGGTTCCGCGTGCTGCTGGAGACCGAGGACGGCTTCGAGGTGTGCGGCGAGGCCGGCGACGGCGAGCAGGCCGTCGCGCTCGCCATCGAGCACCACCCGGACATCGTCGTGATGGACGTCCGGATGCCCGGCGTCGACGGCCTCGAAGCGACCCGGCGGATCACCGCGGACCCCGACCTCGCCGGGACGAAGGTGCTGGTCCTGACCACCTTCGACGTCGACGAGTACGTCTACGAAGCCCTGCGCGCCGGCGCGAGCGGGTTCCTGCTGAAGGACACCGAGCCGGTCGAGCTGCTGCGCGCGCTGCGAGTGGTCGCGAGCGGCGAGGCGCTGCTGGCGCCGACGGTCACGCGCCGGCTGATCCAGGAGTTCGTCGGCCGCCCGGAGAACCGGCGCGTCGACACCAGCGCCGTCCGCGAGATCACCGACCGCGAACGCGAGGTCCTCGCGCTCGTCGCGGGCGGGATGTCGAACGACGAAATCGCCGCCCACCTGGTGATCTCGACGGCTACGGCCCGCACCCACGTCAGCCGCATCATGACGAAGATCGGCGCGCGGGACCGGGCCCAGCTGGTGGTGCTGGCCTACGAGTCCGGCCTGGTCAGCCCGCGCCGGCCCGCCTGA
- a CDS encoding DUF1707 domain-containing protein codes for MTWQEELRRLDEELAAGNLTADEYRARRDRVLSMAVSTGESQSAAPAQPAQSQPAGNAAETQIIPPVAPPQQQSQENSAEATQVVSAADAGGGERTQVVPQWQQQHPHSPSGGFPQQQPPPQYGQHSPAGGFAQPMQQQNPWGAQQQDVSPPWGGSEFPPLAPSNNADWISQGPESFQTQPSSGKGKKIAFAVIAVLVVAGLGFGVWALFIKDGGGQNPPVAQSSSQQQPPPAPTVKPLPEPPAAKPEPADNSAALITPAGTTRAGGGEFDLDKLQSAKYLPTTVIEKLKQSGMTEGLLKTTKDGDVTLGLFALELPNAQAASAVAAEYGNAEQEGGLTVNRNLSLHGVQVFSAADANQQVYRAVYVLYNRVIIIDSFGPSKDATLSSFKTLLTAQVQKAPPTERTNN; via the coding sequence GTGACCTGGCAGGAAGAGCTGCGCAGGCTTGACGAGGAGCTCGCGGCAGGCAACCTGACGGCCGACGAATACCGGGCCCGGCGGGACCGGGTGCTGTCCATGGCCGTGTCGACCGGTGAGAGCCAGTCGGCGGCCCCCGCGCAGCCCGCGCAGTCGCAGCCGGCCGGGAACGCCGCCGAGACCCAGATCATCCCGCCGGTGGCCCCGCCCCAGCAGCAGTCGCAGGAGAACTCCGCGGAAGCGACGCAGGTCGTCTCGGCGGCCGACGCCGGCGGTGGCGAGCGGACCCAGGTCGTCCCGCAGTGGCAGCAGCAGCACCCGCACTCGCCGTCCGGCGGGTTCCCGCAGCAGCAGCCGCCCCCGCAGTACGGCCAGCACTCCCCGGCCGGCGGGTTCGCCCAGCCGATGCAGCAGCAGAACCCGTGGGGCGCACAGCAGCAGGACGTCAGCCCGCCATGGGGCGGCTCGGAGTTCCCGCCGCTGGCGCCGTCGAACAACGCGGACTGGATCAGCCAGGGCCCGGAGAGCTTCCAGACCCAGCCGTCGTCGGGCAAGGGAAAGAAGATCGCGTTCGCCGTCATCGCGGTGCTCGTGGTGGCCGGCCTCGGCTTCGGCGTCTGGGCGCTGTTCATCAAGGACGGCGGCGGCCAGAACCCGCCGGTCGCCCAGAGCTCGAGCCAGCAGCAGCCGCCGCCCGCGCCGACCGTCAAGCCGCTCCCGGAGCCGCCCGCGGCCAAGCCGGAGCCGGCCGACAACTCCGCCGCGCTGATCACCCCGGCGGGCACGACCCGCGCCGGCGGTGGCGAGTTCGACCTCGACAAGCTGCAGTCGGCCAAGTACCTGCCGACGACGGTCATCGAGAAGCTCAAGCAGAGCGGCATGACCGAAGGCCTGCTCAAGACGACCAAGGACGGCGACGTCACGCTGGGCCTGTTCGCGCTGGAGCTGCCGAACGCGCAGGCCGCCTCCGCGGTGGCCGCCGAGTACGGCAACGCGGAGCAGGAAGGCGGCCTGACCGTCAACCGCAACCTGTCGCTGCACGGCGTCCAGGTGTTCTCGGCGGCGGACGCGAACCAGCAGGTCTACCGCGCGGTCTACGTGCTCTACAACCGCGTGATCATCATCGACTCGTTCGGCCCGTCCAAGGACGCGACGCTCAGCTCGTTCAAGACGCTGCTGACCGCGCAGGTCCAGAAGGCGCCGCCGACGGAGCGCACGAACAACTGA
- a CDS encoding cyclopropane-fatty-acyl-phospholipid synthase family protein, protein MSGGRGPGYDQRLARERETFAGQEEIHGNLPPSAHRWSNRHVRPKLEALGVPGLDELIVGQIAERAQALSRDAVVLSLGSGNGDQELGWLRGLAAAGLDNVRLRLLELNPEMQARAEASAREQGVADRVELITADFNTWRADAEHDVVVGFQALHHVLDLEHLYGEIKRSLTADGVLVVHDMIGRNGHRRWPEAHEVVDRIWATLPPELRHNSLTGRTDERFEDVDCAADGFEGIRAQDVLPVLLDHLHPSLFLPYGNVIDPFVDRIYGHNFDMDNAAHVALIDEIGVLDDSLLDLGLVTGTRLTALFHPTPRPLRVHGNRTPERSVRDTRAVDPAGRVSFRPGGTNGERLVGGAGVVTGRLNGIAHDDWAAPSVEFPVLTTAPVEALELKTYLPDDATEHGSVTVSVDGVPVAKADVGAGLTEQVLPVRLDAHRQVRLSLDADWSITAGLGGDRRTLAYVLVGLSLR, encoded by the coding sequence ATGAGCGGTGGCCGAGGGCCGGGCTACGACCAGCGGCTGGCCAGGGAGCGCGAGACCTTCGCCGGCCAGGAGGAGATCCACGGCAACCTGCCGCCGTCGGCGCACCGGTGGTCCAACCGGCACGTGCGCCCGAAGCTCGAAGCGCTCGGCGTACCCGGTCTCGACGAGCTGATCGTCGGGCAGATCGCCGAACGCGCGCAGGCGCTTTCGCGCGACGCCGTCGTGCTCTCCCTCGGCAGCGGCAACGGCGACCAGGAGCTCGGCTGGCTGCGCGGCCTGGCCGCCGCCGGTCTGGACAACGTCCGGCTGCGGCTGCTGGAGCTCAACCCCGAGATGCAGGCCCGCGCCGAGGCGTCGGCCCGCGAGCAGGGCGTCGCCGACCGGGTCGAGCTGATCACCGCGGACTTCAACACCTGGCGCGCCGACGCCGAGCACGACGTCGTCGTCGGGTTCCAGGCGCTGCACCACGTGCTGGACCTCGAGCACCTCTACGGCGAGATCAAGCGCAGCCTCACCGCGGACGGCGTCCTGGTCGTGCACGACATGATCGGCCGCAACGGGCACCGCCGGTGGCCCGAAGCGCACGAGGTCGTCGACCGGATCTGGGCGACGCTGCCACCCGAGCTGCGCCACAACTCGCTGACCGGGCGGACCGACGAGCGGTTCGAGGACGTCGACTGCGCCGCCGACGGGTTCGAGGGCATCCGCGCCCAGGACGTCCTGCCGGTGCTGCTCGACCACCTGCACCCGAGCCTGTTCCTGCCCTACGGCAACGTGATCGACCCGTTCGTCGACCGCATCTACGGCCACAACTTCGACATGGACAACGCGGCGCACGTCGCCCTGATCGACGAGATCGGCGTGCTCGACGACAGCCTGCTCGACCTCGGGCTGGTCACCGGCACGCGGCTGACCGCGCTGTTCCACCCCACCCCGCGGCCGCTGCGCGTGCACGGCAACCGGACGCCCGAGCGGTCGGTGCGCGACACCCGCGCCGTCGACCCGGCGGGCCGCGTCTCGTTCCGGCCCGGTGGCACCAACGGCGAACGGCTGGTGGGCGGCGCGGGCGTCGTGACCGGGCGGCTGAACGGCATCGCCCACGACGACTGGGCGGCGCCCTCGGTCGAGTTCCCGGTGCTCACGACGGCCCCGGTCGAGGCGCTCGAACTCAAGACCTACCTGCCGGACGACGCCACCGAGCACGGCAGCGTCACGGTGTCCGTGGACGGCGTCCCGGTCGCGAAGGCCGACGTCGGGGCCGGGCTGACCGAGCAGGTGCTGCCGGTCCGGCTCGACGCCCACCGGCAGGTGCGGCTCTCGCTCGACGCGGACTGGTCGATCACGGCCGGGCTGGGTGGCGACCGCCGCACACTGGCGTATGTCCTGGTCGGACTGAGCCTCCGCTAA
- a CDS encoding glycosyltransferase, with the protein MGKGTSGERLIEWTGERCVPWTDDLQVIYEHYHRYAFASRFTAGKRVLDLASGEGYGAALVAGPAAEVVGLEIDPRTVEHARARYPHVRFEVGSITDPDALDGEVFDVITCFEAIEHVDEQDRLMALVRNRLAPGGVFLCSTPDIEVYTHDHGNENPYHVHELTESAFRSLLAGSFEHVVVLRQNVAVGSLIHDNGAGTGAEVFALRADDADGWVIEPGAPHTYFVSVASAAPLDVPSTSAMIDPKLTLVARAAAEAGRLRDGLGRAEAERDQATASVTRLTGELAQVTAAEQRAATERDEALRQAERAREDRQRAADELNRLQRKAGYDRERLEWLASNNTGLSETIGRLAAENEKLRAETSALVQRAIGKYRGTIEKYAPRGTRRRDFYETALGRPAGVLPGEPAGVPGPVAVTTSDQPIVSVVIPVYGNWNYTRGCLDSIQRHLPSTPFEVIVVDDKSPDDSADRVAGCAGVRLVRAPKNLGFVGACNLGAENARGDFVFFLNNDTEVKAGWLDELVAVVETRPDVGLVGSKLVYPDGRLQECGGIIWADGTGWNYGRLQNPDAPWYQALRDVDYCSGAALLVRRELFERIGGFDQRFAPAYYEDTDLAFAVRAAGYRTMVQPASVVVHHEGITNGTDVSSGVKRHQELNRGVFVDKWSVQLRDHFPEASPRAVWAGRQRTADGHRGGTVLVADHQVPMPDKDSGSVRMFRILELLVGLGQRVVFMPLNNALPEPYADALYRAGVTVVTGLGEQLEFLRDAGADLSLAVLSRPHVAWQLLEQVREHAPDCVIAYDTVDLHFVRLNRQADLAAQLGETREELTLRRRAEVLRESELGLTRATDVTFVVSDVERALLGELVPSARVEVLSNVHHADGSVAVPEGRSGVLFVGSFDHLPNRDAARWLAEEIMPLVRRRRPDAVAQIVGSNPPQEVFDLERDGVVVRGWVPNLDSAYGEARVVVAPLRFGAGVKGKLGESLGYGVPVVATPLAAEGMHLTHGQDVLVGASAPELADEIVTLLEDDKLWQRLSEEGKTVVDRLFGADVARRTLAGVLDRRG; encoded by the coding sequence ATGGGCAAGGGGACGAGCGGTGAGCGCCTGATCGAGTGGACCGGCGAGCGGTGCGTGCCGTGGACCGACGACCTCCAGGTGATCTACGAGCACTACCACCGCTACGCGTTCGCGAGCCGGTTCACCGCCGGCAAGCGCGTCCTCGACCTGGCCAGCGGCGAGGGCTACGGCGCCGCCCTGGTCGCCGGGCCGGCCGCCGAGGTGGTCGGGCTCGAGATCGACCCGCGGACCGTCGAGCACGCCCGGGCCCGCTACCCGCACGTCCGGTTCGAGGTCGGCTCGATCACCGACCCGGACGCGCTCGACGGCGAAGTCTTCGACGTCATCACGTGCTTCGAGGCTATCGAGCACGTCGACGAGCAGGACCGGCTGATGGCGCTGGTCCGCAACCGGCTCGCGCCGGGCGGGGTGTTCCTCTGCAGCACCCCGGACATCGAGGTCTACACGCACGACCACGGGAACGAGAACCCGTACCACGTGCACGAGCTGACCGAATCGGCGTTCCGCTCGCTGCTGGCCGGCAGCTTCGAGCACGTCGTCGTGCTGCGGCAGAACGTCGCCGTCGGGTCGCTGATCCACGACAACGGCGCGGGCACCGGGGCCGAGGTCTTCGCGCTCCGGGCCGACGACGCCGACGGCTGGGTCATCGAACCGGGCGCGCCTCACACGTACTTCGTCTCCGTCGCCTCGGCCGCGCCGCTCGACGTGCCCTCGACGTCGGCGATGATCGACCCGAAGCTGACGCTGGTCGCGCGCGCCGCCGCCGAGGCGGGCCGCCTGCGTGACGGACTGGGCCGCGCGGAAGCCGAGCGCGACCAGGCGACGGCGTCGGTCACCCGGCTCACCGGTGAGCTGGCCCAGGTCACCGCGGCCGAGCAGCGGGCCGCGACCGAGCGCGACGAGGCGCTCCGGCAGGCCGAGCGCGCCCGCGAGGACCGGCAGCGCGCCGCCGACGAGCTGAACCGCCTGCAGCGCAAGGCGGGCTACGACCGCGAACGCCTGGAGTGGCTGGCGAGCAACAACACCGGCCTCAGCGAAACCATCGGCAGGCTCGCCGCGGAGAACGAGAAGCTGCGTGCCGAGACGTCCGCGCTCGTCCAGCGTGCGATCGGGAAGTACCGCGGCACGATCGAGAAGTACGCGCCCCGCGGCACCCGCCGCCGCGACTTCTACGAGACGGCGCTCGGCCGCCCGGCCGGGGTGCTGCCCGGCGAACCCGCCGGCGTGCCGGGCCCGGTCGCGGTGACCACCAGCGACCAGCCGATCGTCAGCGTCGTCATCCCGGTGTACGGCAACTGGAACTACACGCGCGGCTGCCTCGATTCGATCCAGCGGCACCTGCCGTCGACGCCGTTCGAGGTGATCGTCGTCGACGACAAGTCGCCGGACGACTCCGCCGACCGCGTGGCCGGCTGCGCGGGGGTCCGGCTGGTCCGCGCGCCGAAGAACCTGGGCTTCGTCGGTGCCTGCAACCTGGGCGCGGAGAACGCGCGCGGCGACTTCGTCTTCTTCCTCAACAACGACACCGAGGTGAAGGCGGGCTGGCTGGACGAGCTGGTCGCCGTGGTCGAGACGCGCCCGGACGTCGGGCTCGTCGGGTCCAAGCTGGTCTACCCGGACGGCCGCCTCCAGGAGTGCGGCGGCATCATCTGGGCCGACGGCACCGGCTGGAACTACGGCAGGCTGCAGAACCCGGACGCCCCCTGGTACCAGGCGCTGCGCGACGTGGACTACTGCTCGGGCGCGGCCCTGCTCGTCCGCCGCGAGCTGTTCGAGCGCATCGGCGGCTTCGACCAGCGCTTCGCCCCCGCGTACTACGAGGACACCGACCTCGCGTTCGCCGTGCGGGCGGCCGGCTACCGGACGATGGTCCAGCCCGCGTCGGTCGTCGTGCACCACGAAGGCATCACCAACGGCACGGACGTCTCCTCCGGCGTGAAGCGCCACCAGGAGCTCAACCGCGGCGTCTTCGTCGACAAGTGGAGCGTCCAGCTGCGCGACCACTTCCCCGAGGCGAGCCCGCGCGCGGTCTGGGCCGGGCGGCAGCGCACGGCGGACGGCCACCGCGGCGGCACCGTGCTGGTCGCCGACCACCAGGTGCCGATGCCGGACAAGGACTCCGGCTCGGTGCGGATGTTCCGCATCCTCGAACTGCTCGTCGGACTCGGGCAGCGCGTCGTCTTCATGCCGCTCAACAACGCGCTCCCGGAGCCGTACGCCGACGCGCTGTACCGCGCGGGCGTCACGGTCGTGACCGGGCTCGGCGAGCAGCTGGAGTTCCTGCGCGACGCCGGCGCCGACCTGAGCCTGGCCGTGCTGTCCCGGCCGCACGTCGCTTGGCAGCTGCTGGAGCAGGTCCGCGAGCACGCGCCCGACTGCGTCATCGCCTACGACACGGTCGACCTGCACTTCGTCCGGCTCAACCGGCAGGCCGACCTGGCCGCGCAGCTCGGCGAAACGCGCGAGGAGCTGACGCTGCGCCGACGCGCCGAAGTGCTGCGGGAGTCGGAGCTCGGCTTGACCCGCGCCACCGACGTCACCTTCGTCGTGTCCGATGTGGAGCGCGCGCTGCTGGGCGAGCTCGTGCCGTCGGCGCGCGTCGAGGTGCTGTCCAACGTGCACCACGCGGACGGCTCGGTCGCGGTCCCCGAAGGCCGCTCCGGCGTGCTGTTCGTCGGCAGCTTCGACCACCTGCCCAACCGGGACGCGGCGCGCTGGCTGGCGGAGGAGATCATGCCGCTCGTGCGCCGCCGCCGTCCGGACGCGGTCGCGCAGATCGTCGGCAGCAACCCGCCGCAGGAGGTGTTCGACCTCGAACGCGACGGCGTCGTCGTCCGCGGCTGGGTCCCGAACCTCGACAGCGCCTACGGCGAGGCCCGGGTCGTCGTCGCGCCGCTGCGCTTCGGCGCGGGCGTGAAGGGGAAGCTGGGCGAGAGCCTCGGCTACGGCGTGCCCGTGGTCGCCACCCCGCTGGCCGCCGAGGGCATGCACCTGACGCACGGCCAGGACGTCCTCGTCGGCGCTTCGGCACCGGAGCTCGCCGACGAGATCGTCACCCTGCTCGAGGACGACAAGCTGTGGCAGCGGCTGTCCGAAGAGGGCAAGACGGTGGTGGACCGCCTGTTCGGCGCCGACGTCGCCCGCCGCACGCTGGCCGGGGTGCTCGACCGGCGCGGCTGA
- a CDS encoding serine/threonine-protein kinase, which yields MRVVAGRYAISAELGRGGMGVVWRAEDRVLGRPVALKELATPPGTSLDRVMREARTAGRLNDPAVVTVYDVVSEQGATFIVMELVVAPTLADVVGREGALANDRVAALGLQVLGALESAHRAGIVHRDVKPSNIMVLPGDRVKLADFGIARAMDDPGLTQTGGVMGSPGYMAPELFAGAGPAPASDLWSLGATLFHAAEGRAPFQRTTTAATLHAIMYDQPVLERCRGPLAEAVRGLLTQSTSDRLTAAGARRLLETARTAITDSPTQAVDPASLPTIVFEPVTAKVAAPSPTTVDWDRPRKKRFPLVLAGVAAAVVAALGAIFLLKPTASTPVADAGVTSEPAATSAPSKTASPSHKKSSSPSASATTTPTTSTAAKPDPAKVPLIRFHQKDGGHFSGTKKVGPPGGFTKEGIFGSLVATAEPGTRKLFACKVKDQKDWFTSPDQSGKCEGQQALGLLGNIYADPPSGASARALYRCNAGASHFDSLDAGCEGKKKEFLMGYLVL from the coding sequence ATGAGGGTGGTCGCGGGGCGGTACGCGATCTCGGCCGAGCTCGGCCGCGGCGGGATGGGCGTGGTCTGGCGCGCCGAAGACCGGGTGCTCGGGCGCCCGGTCGCGCTGAAGGAACTGGCCACGCCGCCGGGCACCAGCCTCGACCGCGTCATGCGCGAGGCCCGGACCGCGGGCCGGCTGAACGACCCCGCCGTCGTCACGGTGTACGACGTCGTCAGCGAACAGGGCGCCACGTTCATCGTCATGGAGCTCGTCGTCGCGCCCACGCTCGCCGACGTCGTGGGCCGCGAAGGGGCGCTGGCGAACGACCGCGTCGCCGCGCTCGGCCTGCAGGTGCTCGGCGCGCTCGAAAGCGCGCACCGGGCCGGGATCGTGCACCGGGACGTCAAGCCCAGCAACATCATGGTGCTGCCCGGCGACCGCGTGAAGCTCGCCGACTTCGGCATCGCGCGGGCGATGGACGACCCGGGCCTGACCCAGACCGGCGGCGTCATGGGCTCGCCCGGCTACATGGCGCCCGAGCTGTTCGCCGGCGCCGGCCCGGCACCGGCGTCGGACCTCTGGTCGCTCGGCGCGACGCTGTTCCACGCCGCCGAAGGCCGCGCGCCCTTCCAGCGCACCACCACGGCCGCGACGCTGCACGCGATCATGTACGACCAGCCGGTGCTGGAACGCTGCCGCGGCCCGCTCGCCGAGGCCGTCCGCGGCCTGCTCACGCAGTCCACATCGGACCGGCTGACCGCGGCCGGCGCGCGGCGCCTGCTGGAAACCGCGCGCACGGCGATCACCGACTCGCCGACGCAGGCGGTCGACCCGGCGTCGCTGCCGACGATCGTCTTCGAACCGGTGACCGCGAAGGTCGCCGCGCCGTCACCGACCACAGTGGACTGGGACCGGCCGCGCAAGAAGCGCTTCCCGCTGGTGCTGGCCGGCGTCGCGGCGGCCGTGGTCGCCGCGCTCGGCGCGATCTTCCTCCTCAAGCCGACGGCCTCGACCCCGGTGGCGGACGCGGGCGTGACCTCGGAACCGGCGGCCACCTCGGCGCCGTCGAAAACCGCGTCGCCGAGTCACAAGAAGTCTTCGTCCCCGAGCGCGTCCGCGACCACCACACCGACCACGAGCACCGCGGCGAAGCCCGACCCGGCGAAGGTGCCGCTGATCCGCTTCCACCAGAAGGACGGCGGTCACTTCAGCGGCACGAAGAAGGTCGGCCCGCCGGGCGGCTTCACCAAGGAAGGCATCTTCGGTTCGCTCGTCGCGACGGCCGAGCCGGGGACGCGGAAGTTGTTCGCCTGCAAGGTGAAGGACCAGAAGGACTGGTTCACCTCGCCCGACCAGAGCGGGAAGTGCGAGGGCCAGCAGGCACTCGGCCTGCTGGGGAACATCTACGCCGACCCGCCGTCCGGGGCGAGCGCGCGGGCGCTGTACCGCTGCAACGCGGGCGCGAGCCACTTCGACTCCCTCGACGCCGGCTGCGAGGGCAAGAAGAAGGAGTTCCTGATGGGCTACCTCGTCCTCTGA
- a CDS encoding alpha/beta fold hydrolase codes for MRIVFVHGAFVRDGAWWWRPTADLLARRGLRSSAAVLPSCEAEPRGDLFDDVAAVRALLDAADEPALLVGHSYGGMVITQAGRHPAVRRLVYVTSFLPDVGEALADFGGGEPRHVSHGDGTASVREELVRPLFAQDFDDATYAAAAARLAAQNKVVFGQRTTEAAWRGKPSTYVVCGDDLATPPEKQREHAARATEVVELPVAHHPFVTRPELVADVLLQRTR; via the coding sequence GCGGCCGACGGCGGACCTCCTCGCGCGGCGGGGTTTGCGCAGCTCAGCGGCCGTTTTACCGAGTTGCGAGGCCGAGCCGCGGGGTGATCTCTTCGACGACGTCGCGGCCGTTCGCGCGCTGCTCGACGCCGCCGATGAGCCCGCGCTGCTGGTCGGGCATTCCTACGGCGGGATGGTGATCACACAGGCCGGCCGCCACCCCGCGGTCCGCCGGCTGGTCTACGTGACGTCGTTCCTGCCGGACGTCGGCGAAGCGCTCGCGGACTTCGGCGGCGGCGAGCCGCGGCACGTCAGCCACGGCGACGGCACCGCGAGCGTCCGGGAAGAACTCGTGCGGCCGCTCTTCGCCCAGGACTTCGACGACGCCACCTACGCGGCGGCCGCGGCGAGGCTCGCCGCACAGAACAAGGTCGTGTTCGGCCAGCGGACCACCGAGGCGGCGTGGCGTGGGAAGCCGTCGACCTACGTCGTCTGCGGGGACGATCTCGCGACACCGCCCGAGAAGCAGCGGGAGCACGCCGCGCGGGCGACCGAGGTCGTCGAGCTGCCGGTGGCGCACCACCCGTTCGTCACGCGGCCCGAGCTCGTCGCCGACGTGCTGCTTCAGAGGACGAGGTAG